The Myxococcota bacterium genome has a segment encoding these proteins:
- a CDS encoding HAD family phosphatase encodes MPPRYLLFDHDGVLVDTERWYFEATRTALAGLGVALSEATYLEWMADGRPCWGLALERGASEAEVAAAREARNDLYRDLLAREAVEIEGVGEVLAELAARHRMGIVTTSRRTDFELVQRGRGLVDHFEFVITVEDVARAKPHPEPYLAGLARFGARPEEALVVEDSSRGLAAAHAAGIACLVVRNAFTAPQDFGLAWRVVDSIRDVPEAVRARP; translated from the coding sequence GTGCCGCCGCGCTACCTGCTCTTCGACCACGACGGCGTGCTCGTCGACACCGAGCGCTGGTACTTCGAGGCCACGCGCACGGCGCTCGCCGGCCTCGGCGTCGCGCTGTCGGAGGCGACCTACCTCGAATGGATGGCCGACGGACGTCCGTGCTGGGGCCTCGCGCTCGAGCGCGGCGCCTCGGAGGCCGAGGTCGCCGCCGCGCGCGAGGCGCGCAACGACCTCTACCGCGACCTGCTCGCGCGCGAGGCGGTCGAGATCGAGGGCGTCGGCGAGGTGCTGGCCGAGCTCGCCGCGCGCCACCGCATGGGCATCGTCACGACCTCGCGCCGCACCGACTTCGAGCTCGTGCAGCGCGGGCGCGGGCTCGTCGACCACTTCGAGTTCGTGATCACGGTCGAGGACGTCGCGCGCGCGAAGCCGCACCCCGAGCCGTACCTCGCCGGGCTCGCGCGCTTCGGCGCGCGGCCCGAGGAGGCGCTCGTCGTCGAGGACTCGTCGCGCGGGCTCGCGGCGGCGCACGCGGCGGGCATCGCGTGCCTCGTCGTGCGCAACGCGTTCACCGCACCGCAGGACTTCGGGCTCGCGTGGCGCGTCGTCGACTCGATCCGCGACGTGCCGGAGGCCGTGCGCGCGCGGCCGTAG
- the gor gene encoding glutathione-disulfide reductase: MPESFDYDLFVIGAGSGGVRASRISASMGARVACAEERFLGGTCVNVGCIPKKLLVYASHFREEMEVATAGYGWSVGPTSFDWPTLVANKDREIARLNGIYRGLLEKAGVDLIEARAVLEGPHAVRVGDRVVTARTILVATGGWPQVPDVPGRELAITSNEAFALPRLPEHVAIVGGGYIAVEFAGIFHGLGSRVTLLYRGPLFLRGFDDEVRGWLADELRAKGIDLRFEVNVAGIEARDGRKRAALTDGTALDVDEVFFATGRVPNTRGLGLERAGVATGPNGEIPVDAHSRTNVPSVYAIGDVTDRIQLTPVAIHEAMCFARTVFGGTPTSPDHRDVPSAVFSQPPIGTVGLTEEEARALGRPIHVYTSSFRALKDTLTGRSERTHMKLVVDRESDRVLGVHVVGPDAGEIVQGFGVALKCNATKAQFDATIGIHPTAAEELVTMREPTRS, translated from the coding sequence ATGCCGGAATCCTTCGACTACGACCTGTTCGTGATCGGCGCGGGCTCGGGCGGCGTCCGCGCCAGCCGCATCAGCGCCTCGATGGGCGCGCGCGTCGCGTGCGCCGAGGAGCGCTTCCTCGGCGGCACGTGCGTCAACGTGGGCTGCATCCCGAAGAAGCTGCTCGTCTACGCCTCGCACTTCCGCGAGGAGATGGAGGTGGCGACGGCCGGCTACGGCTGGAGCGTCGGGCCGACGTCGTTCGACTGGCCGACGCTCGTCGCCAACAAGGATCGCGAGATCGCGCGGCTGAACGGCATCTACCGCGGCCTGCTCGAGAAGGCGGGGGTCGACCTGATCGAGGCGCGCGCCGTGCTCGAGGGGCCGCACGCGGTGCGCGTCGGCGACCGCGTCGTGACGGCGCGGACGATCCTCGTCGCGACGGGCGGCTGGCCGCAGGTGCCGGATGTCCCCGGGCGCGAGCTCGCCATCACGTCGAACGAGGCGTTCGCGCTCCCGCGCCTCCCCGAGCACGTCGCGATCGTGGGCGGCGGCTACATCGCCGTCGAGTTCGCGGGCATCTTCCACGGCCTCGGGTCGCGCGTGACGCTGCTCTACCGCGGGCCGCTCTTCCTGCGCGGCTTCGACGACGAGGTGCGCGGCTGGCTGGCCGACGAGCTGCGCGCGAAGGGCATCGACCTGCGCTTCGAGGTGAACGTCGCCGGCATCGAGGCGCGCGACGGACGCAAGCGCGCCGCCCTCACCGACGGCACGGCGCTCGACGTCGACGAGGTGTTCTTCGCGACCGGGCGCGTGCCGAACACGCGCGGGCTCGGGCTCGAACGCGCGGGCGTCGCCACCGGACCGAACGGCGAGATCCCCGTCGACGCGCACTCGCGCACCAACGTGCCGAGCGTCTACGCGATCGGCGACGTGACCGACCGCATCCAGCTCACGCCCGTCGCCATCCACGAGGCGATGTGCTTCGCGCGCACGGTCTTCGGGGGGACGCCGACGTCGCCCGACCACCGCGACGTGCCGTCCGCCGTCTTCAGCCAGCCGCCGATCGGGACGGTCGGGCTCACGGAGGAGGAGGCGCGCGCGCTCGGGCGGCCGATCCACGTCTACACGTCGAGCTTCCGGGCGCTCAAGGACACGCTCACCGGGCGCAGCGAGCGCACGCACATGAAGCTCGTCGTCGATCGCGAGAGCGACCGCGTGCTCGGCGTGCACGTCGTCGGCCCCGACGCGGGCGAGATCGTCCAGGGCTTCGGCGTGGCGCTCAAGTGCAACGCGACGAAGGCGCAGTTCGACGCGACGATCGGCATCCATCCGACCGCGGCCGAGGAGCTCGTCACGATGCGCGAGCCGACGCGGAGCTGA
- a CDS encoding DUF3516 domain-containing protein, translated as MAPDEAPTRTEDDATRPAARPRRPLRDWIPDGALVDPDAILDRFLSWVDASGLAPYPAQEEALLALMTGDHVVLSTPTGSGKSLVALGLHFKALCEGKRSFYTAPIKALASEKFFALCDELGAENVGMLTGDASINWGAPVVCCTAEVLANMALRQGERADAPYVVMDEFHYYGDPERGVAWQVPLLALPRTRFLLMSATLGNTAPIEEAIERRTGRRVAHVHSDERPVPLDYEYAETPLHETIERLLGEGKAPIYAVAFTQRAAAEQAQALTSANVSTRERRAEIAAAIGGFRFDSPYGKDVRRILHHGIGLHHAGLLPKYRLLVEQLAQKGLLQVICGTDTLGVGVNVPIRTVLFTALSKYDGEKQALLRVRDFKQIAGRAGRRGFDVRGSVVAQAPEHVIENARARAKAEAAGGAKKRKLVAKSPPKGFVSWTRDTFDQLVAKPTEPLVSRFAVSHGMLVACLQRGIDEGARASGYAHLLALVDACHDDEARKRRHRRDAAARFRSLRAAEIVRLERGRPARVRIDADLQRDFSLHHTLSLFAVEAIGALDPSSADYALDVLSVVEAILEDPRAILYQLERRAKDELMARLRAEGAEYEERMAALEKVSWPKPNAEFLRAAFEHFALHHPWVRAEQVRPKGIAREMVERYASFADTVRANQLARMEGVLLRYLSQVWNALAHNVPAAAVTEELRDVREYLRATVTQVDSSLVKEWESLVAPGDAPQGDAAPMRAREPDVLRDERALRARVRAECHRLVRALAHRDFEEAARCVRGGEDAASEPGGAGGADAADAGGWTAERIADALAPFFAEYASLSFEPRARTADKTLLRERAPRLWDVHQTLVDDRGDEHWSCELEVDLRDGVPAEGPLIALRGIAA; from the coding sequence ATGGCGCCCGACGAAGCCCCGACCCGAACCGAGGACGACGCGACGCGGCCGGCCGCGCGCCCGCGCCGGCCGCTGCGCGACTGGATTCCCGACGGCGCGCTCGTCGACCCCGACGCGATCCTCGACCGCTTCCTGTCCTGGGTCGACGCGAGCGGCCTCGCCCCGTACCCCGCGCAGGAGGAGGCGCTCCTCGCGCTCATGACGGGCGACCACGTCGTGCTCTCGACGCCGACCGGCTCGGGCAAGTCGCTCGTCGCGCTCGGCCTGCACTTCAAGGCGCTCTGCGAGGGGAAGCGCTCGTTCTACACGGCGCCGATCAAGGCGCTCGCGAGCGAGAAGTTCTTCGCGCTCTGCGACGAGCTCGGCGCCGAGAACGTCGGGATGCTCACGGGCGACGCGAGCATCAACTGGGGCGCGCCGGTCGTCTGCTGCACCGCCGAGGTGCTCGCGAACATGGCGCTCCGCCAGGGCGAGCGCGCCGACGCGCCCTACGTCGTGATGGACGAGTTCCACTACTACGGCGACCCCGAGCGCGGCGTCGCGTGGCAGGTCCCGCTGCTCGCACTCCCGCGCACGCGCTTCCTGCTGATGTCGGCCACGCTCGGCAACACGGCGCCGATCGAGGAGGCGATCGAGCGACGCACCGGGCGGCGCGTCGCGCACGTCCACAGCGACGAACGCCCCGTCCCGCTCGACTACGAGTACGCGGAGACGCCGCTCCACGAGACGATCGAGCGCCTGCTCGGCGAGGGGAAGGCGCCGATCTACGCCGTCGCGTTCACGCAGCGCGCGGCGGCCGAGCAGGCGCAGGCGCTGACGTCCGCGAACGTCTCGACGCGCGAGCGCCGCGCCGAGATCGCCGCCGCGATCGGCGGCTTCCGCTTCGACTCGCCCTACGGCAAGGACGTCCGCCGCATCCTCCACCACGGCATCGGGCTGCACCACGCGGGGCTGCTTCCGAAGTACCGGCTGCTCGTCGAGCAGCTCGCACAGAAGGGGCTGCTCCAGGTGATCTGCGGGACGGACACGCTCGGCGTCGGCGTGAACGTCCCGATCCGCACCGTCCTCTTCACGGCGCTCTCGAAGTACGACGGCGAGAAGCAGGCGCTGCTCCGCGTGCGCGACTTCAAGCAGATCGCGGGACGCGCCGGTCGGCGCGGCTTCGACGTGCGCGGCAGCGTCGTCGCGCAGGCGCCCGAGCACGTGATCGAGAACGCGCGCGCGCGCGCGAAGGCCGAGGCCGCGGGCGGCGCGAAGAAGCGCAAGCTCGTCGCGAAGTCGCCGCCGAAGGGCTTCGTGTCGTGGACGCGCGACACTTTCGATCAGCTCGTCGCGAAGCCGACCGAGCCGCTCGTGTCGCGCTTCGCCGTCTCGCACGGGATGCTCGTCGCGTGCCTGCAGCGCGGCATCGACGAAGGCGCGCGCGCGAGCGGCTACGCGCACCTGCTCGCGCTCGTCGACGCCTGCCACGACGACGAGGCGCGCAAGCGCCGCCACCGGCGCGACGCCGCCGCGCGCTTCCGCTCGCTGCGCGCCGCCGAGATCGTGCGCCTCGAGCGCGGCCGGCCCGCGCGCGTGCGCATCGACGCCGACCTGCAGCGCGACTTCTCGCTGCACCACACGCTCTCGCTCTTCGCGGTCGAGGCGATCGGCGCGCTCGACCCCTCGAGCGCCGACTACGCGCTCGACGTGCTGAGCGTCGTCGAGGCGATCCTCGAGGACCCGCGCGCGATCCTCTACCAGCTGGAGCGGCGCGCGAAGGACGAGCTGATGGCGCGCCTTCGCGCGGAGGGCGCCGAGTACGAGGAGCGCATGGCCGCGCTCGAGAAGGTGAGCTGGCCGAAGCCGAACGCCGAGTTCCTGCGCGCGGCCTTCGAGCACTTCGCGCTGCACCATCCGTGGGTGCGCGCCGAGCAGGTGCGCCCGAAGGGCATCGCGCGCGAGATGGTCGAACGCTACGCGAGCTTCGCCGACACCGTGCGCGCGAACCAGCTCGCGCGCATGGAGGGCGTGCTGCTCCGCTACCTGAGCCAGGTGTGGAACGCGCTCGCGCACAACGTCCCGGCGGCGGCCGTCACCGAGGAGCTGCGCGACGTGCGCGAGTACCTGCGCGCGACCGTCACGCAGGTGGACTCGAGCCTGGTGAAGGAATGGGAGAGCCTCGTCGCGCCGGGCGACGCGCCGCAGGGCGACGCCGCGCCGATGCGCGCGCGCGAGCCCGACGTCCTGCGGGACGAGCGCGCGCTGCGCGCGCGCGTGCGCGCCGAGTGCCACCGTCTCGTGCGCGCGCTCGCCCACCGCGACTTCGAGGAGGCCGCGCGCTGCGTCCGAGGCGGCGAGGACGCCGCGAGCGAACCGGGCGGGGCCGGCGGGGCCGACGCCGCCGACGCCGGAGGCTGGACGGCGGAGCGCATCGCGGACGCCCTCGCGCCGTTCTTCGCCGAGTACGCCTCCCTCTCGTTCGAGCCGCGCGCGCGCACGGCGGACAAGACGCTCCTGCGCGAGCGCGCGCCGCGGCTCTGGGACGTGCACCAGACGCTCGTCGACGACCGCGGCGACGAGCACTGGAGCTGCGAGCTCGAGGTCGACCTGCGCGACGGCGTGCCCGCCGAGGGGCCGTTGATCGCGCTGCGCGGAATCGCTGCTTAG
- a CDS encoding NUDIX hydrolase — protein sequence MHRRPLLAMLRRYATLHPDEEGVRRALALVERTATCFERSCLPGHVTSSAWIASEDGARFLLTHHRKLDRWLQLGGHTDGDPDVVASALREAREESGMEEFELVAGAGGDALVDVDVHDIPAFGGEPAHEHHDVRVVLVARDGRAPRASAESIDVRWFGWNELAGLARGDESLLRLARKARVRLAAAGRAGAASVEPGLRLR from the coding sequence GTGCACCGCCGACCGCTGCTCGCGATGCTGCGCCGCTACGCCACGCTCCATCCCGACGAGGAAGGAGTGCGCCGCGCGCTCGCGCTCGTCGAGCGCACGGCGACCTGCTTCGAGCGGAGCTGCCTGCCCGGCCACGTCACGTCGTCCGCGTGGATCGCGAGCGAGGACGGCGCGCGCTTCCTCCTGACGCACCACCGCAAGCTCGACCGCTGGCTCCAGCTCGGCGGCCACACCGACGGCGATCCCGACGTCGTCGCGAGCGCGCTGCGCGAGGCGCGCGAGGAGTCGGGCATGGAGGAGTTCGAGCTCGTGGCGGGCGCGGGGGGCGATGCGCTCGTCGACGTCGACGTGCACGACATCCCGGCGTTCGGCGGCGAGCCCGCGCACGAGCACCACGACGTGCGCGTCGTGCTCGTCGCGCGCGACGGCCGCGCGCCGCGCGCGAGCGCGGAGTCGATCGACGTGCGCTGGTTCGGGTGGAACGAGCTCGCCGGGCTCGCGCGCGGCGACGAGAGCCTGCTCCGGCTCGCGCGCAAGGCGCGCGTGCGGCTCGCCGCCGCCGGTCGGGCGGGCGCCGCGTCGGTCGAACCCGGCCTCAGACTCCGGTGA
- the surE gene encoding 5'/3'-nucleotidase SurE: protein MKRLLVSNDDGIDSPALPPLLRALAALGEVRCVVPDGQRSWIGASVSRFATVRVSPVELDGRLVHACSGTPADCVNLGIHSLYDDAPDLVVSGINLGLNHGDAFITSSGTIGAAAEAVASGLPAVAASLGLARPVESATGPLGEVVRGARWDDAAAIVADVVRAVLDHGLPDDVDLVSVNVPEGATCDTPRCLTTVARTAYDRLFHPVPGAPSSFRAEFGGLRERAPSDAQPHPSDHAVLKEGIVSITPLRLAQGVALAPAWEAFGAALEQRRR, encoded by the coding sequence ATGAAGCGGCTGCTCGTGAGCAACGACGACGGCATCGACTCGCCCGCGCTGCCGCCGCTGCTCCGCGCGCTCGCGGCGCTAGGCGAGGTGCGCTGCGTCGTCCCGGACGGACAGCGCAGCTGGATCGGCGCCAGCGTCTCGCGGTTCGCGACGGTGCGCGTGTCTCCCGTGGAGCTCGACGGCCGGCTCGTGCACGCGTGCAGCGGCACGCCGGCCGACTGCGTCAACCTCGGCATCCACTCCCTCTACGACGACGCGCCCGACCTCGTCGTCTCGGGCATCAACCTCGGCCTGAACCACGGCGACGCGTTCATCACCTCGAGCGGGACGATCGGCGCGGCGGCCGAGGCCGTCGCTTCGGGCCTCCCCGCCGTCGCCGCCTCGCTCGGGCTCGCGCGGCCGGTCGAGAGCGCGACCGGGCCGCTCGGCGAGGTCGTGCGCGGCGCGCGCTGGGACGACGCGGCGGCGATCGTCGCGGACGTCGTGCGCGCGGTGCTCGACCACGGACTGCCGGACGACGTCGACCTCGTGAGCGTGAACGTGCCCGAGGGCGCGACGTGCGACACGCCGCGGTGCCTCACGACGGTCGCGCGCACCGCCTACGACCGGCTGTTCCACCCCGTGCCGGGCGCGCCCTCGAGCTTCCGGGCGGAGTTCGGGGGGCTGCGCGAGCGCGCGCCCTCGGACGCGCAGCCGCACCCGAGCGACCACGCGGTGCTGAAGGAGGGGATCGTGTCGATCACGCCGCTGCGGCTCGCGCAGGGCGTCGCGCTCGCGCCGGCGTGGGAAGCCTTCGGCGCGGCGCTCGAGCAGCGGCGGCGTTAG
- the nth gene encoding endonuclease III, producing the protein MTRAEKAQRIARILDELHPQPPIPLAHDDAYTLLVAVLLSAQCTDERVNQVTPRLFARASDPFAMAKLDEEEIRGIIRPCGLSPQKAKAIRELSRLLVERHEGRVPETFDELEALPGVGHKTASVVMTQAFGKPAFPVDTHIHRLAARWGLSSGRSVEQTERDLKKLFAPERWGRVHLQIIHFGRTHCPARGHDLATCPICGWAATRKRIADEAAARAPKRRTGRR; encoded by the coding sequence ATGACCCGGGCCGAGAAGGCGCAGCGCATCGCGCGCATCCTCGACGAGCTCCACCCGCAGCCGCCGATCCCGCTCGCGCACGACGACGCCTACACGCTGCTCGTCGCCGTGCTGCTGTCGGCGCAGTGCACGGACGAGCGGGTGAACCAGGTGACGCCGCGCCTGTTCGCGCGCGCGAGCGACCCGTTCGCGATGGCGAAGCTCGACGAGGAGGAGATCCGCGGGATCATCCGCCCGTGCGGGCTCTCGCCGCAGAAGGCGAAGGCGATCCGCGAGCTGTCGCGGCTGCTCGTCGAGCGGCACGAGGGCCGCGTCCCCGAGACGTTCGACGAGCTCGAGGCGCTCCCGGGCGTCGGGCACAAGACGGCGAGCGTCGTGATGACGCAGGCCTTCGGGAAGCCCGCGTTCCCCGTCGACACGCACATCCACCGGCTCGCGGCGCGCTGGGGGCTCTCGAGCGGTCGCTCGGTCGAGCAGACGGAGCGCGACCTGAAGAAGCTGTTCGCGCCCGAGCGCTGGGGGCGCGTGCACCTGCAGATCATCCACTTCGGGCGGACGCACTGCCCGGCGCGCGGCCACGACCTGGCGACGTGCCCGATCTGCGGCTGGGCGGCGACGCGCAAGCGCATCGCCGACGAGGCCGCCGCGCGCGCGCCGAAGCGGCGAACGGGTCGACGTTAG
- a CDS encoding BamA/TamA family outer membrane protein has protein sequence MRAARGLGGVVAFACAIALAPVALAGSAPAARVGETGDVDGREADAAVEAYDPFAGIDQDGRIPGVARPSDLPNPERWRYIPEGRIKPGNMLERFLVSSFFAPFFTQDEDVGTGFGVAITDIDFRQRRRREFAGIFLSYSTEGEQDYSIVWQRWLHHVERAGGGVFQEERSRVRVSAGYEKTLTKRFFGFGPATRERQETSYEDEEFEVDVGLQIAWPEPGDDLILGGGVRASFHELAGGAISDVPQTNCGPVRADPTTPTNPGGNCFPSVFAEAEHANLGWLYSEIRYDTRDSQANPYRGWTLGASIDFAPLQSGGDVGARYSLGGSIVFPMPGLFHHGAVGDEEHPPTDTVAFGADLRLSSGDLPFFERPALGGRNRLRGFIDGRFRDDAAWWAGAEYRFWVLPRGFAIPFTRALRVERVGLAPFYEVGSVGGGLRDLANNRVHHSYGIGLRITLERQAPFRVDVGFSDEDTIVIARFGLPF, from the coding sequence ATGCGCGCAGCGAGGGGACTGGGGGGCGTCGTCGCCTTCGCGTGCGCGATCGCCCTCGCTCCCGTCGCACTCGCCGGCAGCGCGCCCGCCGCGCGCGTCGGCGAGACGGGCGACGTCGACGGCCGCGAGGCCGACGCCGCGGTCGAGGCCTACGACCCGTTCGCCGGCATCGACCAGGACGGGCGCATCCCGGGCGTCGCGCGGCCCTCCGACCTCCCGAACCCCGAGCGCTGGCGCTACATCCCGGAAGGCCGCATCAAGCCCGGGAACATGCTCGAGCGCTTCCTCGTGAGCTCGTTCTTCGCGCCGTTCTTCACGCAGGACGAGGACGTCGGCACCGGCTTCGGCGTGGCGATCACCGACATCGACTTCCGCCAGCGCCGAAGGCGGGAGTTCGCGGGCATCTTCCTCTCCTACTCGACCGAGGGCGAGCAGGACTACTCGATCGTCTGGCAGCGCTGGCTGCACCACGTCGAGCGCGCGGGCGGCGGCGTGTTCCAGGAGGAGCGCAGCCGCGTGCGCGTGTCGGCGGGCTACGAGAAGACGCTGACGAAGCGCTTCTTCGGGTTCGGCCCCGCCACGAGGGAGCGGCAGGAGACGAGCTACGAGGACGAGGAGTTCGAGGTCGACGTCGGCCTCCAGATCGCGTGGCCCGAGCCGGGCGACGACCTGATCCTCGGCGGGGGCGTGCGCGCGTCGTTCCACGAGCTCGCGGGCGGCGCGATCAGCGACGTGCCGCAGACCAACTGCGGCCCGGTGCGCGCGGATCCGACGACGCCGACGAACCCGGGCGGCAACTGCTTCCCGTCGGTCTTCGCGGAAGCCGAGCACGCGAACCTCGGCTGGCTCTACTCCGAGATCCGCTACGACACGCGCGACAGCCAGGCGAACCCGTATCGCGGCTGGACGCTCGGTGCTTCGATCGACTTCGCGCCGCTGCAGAGCGGCGGCGACGTCGGCGCTCGCTATTCGCTCGGCGGTTCGATCGTGTTCCCGATGCCCGGCCTCTTCCACCACGGAGCCGTCGGCGACGAGGAGCACCCGCCGACCGACACGGTCGCGTTCGGCGCCGACCTGCGCCTCTCGAGCGGCGACCTGCCGTTCTTCGAGCGGCCGGCGCTCGGCGGCCGCAACCGCCTGCGCGGCTTCATCGACGGCCGCTTCCGCGACGACGCGGCGTGGTGGGCGGGCGCGGAGTACCGCTTCTGGGTGCTGCCGCGCGGCTTCGCCATCCCGTTCACGCGCGCGCTGCGCGTCGAGCGCGTCGGGCTCGCTCCGTTCTACGAGGTGGGCTCGGTCGGCGGCGGGCTCCGCGATCTCGCGAACAACCGCGTCCACCACAGCTACGGCATCGGCCTGCGCATCACGCTCGAGCGCCAGGCGCCGTTCCGCGTCGACGTCGGGTTCTCGGACGAGGACACGATCGTGATCGCGCGCTTCGGCCTGCCGTTCTGA
- a CDS encoding PEP-CTERM sorting domain-containing protein (PEP-CTERM proteins occur, often in large numbers, in the proteomes of bacteria that also encode an exosortase, a predicted intramembrane cysteine proteinase. The presence of a PEP-CTERM domain at a protein's C-terminus predicts cleavage within the sorting domain, followed by covalent anchoring to some some component of the (usually Gram-negative) cell surface. Many PEP-CTERM proteins exhibit an unusual sequence composition that includes large numbers of potential glycosylation sites. Expression of one such protein has been shown restore the ability of a bacterium to form floc, a type of biofilm.), producing the protein MARRTTTWMAAGALALAALGMDASASRAATVTIGDFEGSLDAGWTTSGSTSTRTQTFGVDPTLNNRFLELRTNGGVSSDTALEAFFGFSAGTIDALSPNGQNVTEGSGARLVLTVAAGDQIQFDFNFLTNETTGFAPNYRDFAFSSIRSGAQGEVVLADVFSMTRQPTSNGGWSQTDWQTASYTFTAGGTYTIGFGVVDVLDTQIDTRLLLDNVLWIQAPEPGTGVLVSIGLVVLATRRRRVARRPA; encoded by the coding sequence ATGGCGCGACGCACGACGACGTGGATGGCGGCCGGAGCGCTCGCGCTCGCCGCACTCGGGATGGACGCATCCGCGTCGCGCGCGGCGACCGTGACGATCGGCGACTTCGAGGGCTCGCTCGACGCGGGCTGGACGACGAGTGGCAGCACGTCGACGCGAACCCAGACGTTCGGCGTCGATCCCACGCTCAACAACCGCTTCCTCGAGCTGCGGACGAACGGCGGCGTCTCCTCCGATACCGCGCTCGAGGCGTTCTTCGGGTTCTCGGCCGGCACGATCGACGCGCTCTCGCCGAACGGCCAGAACGTCACCGAGGGGTCGGGCGCGCGACTCGTGCTGACGGTCGCCGCCGGCGACCAGATCCAGTTCGACTTCAACTTCCTGACGAACGAAACGACGGGGTTCGCGCCGAACTACCGCGACTTCGCCTTCTCCTCGATCCGGTCGGGCGCGCAGGGCGAGGTCGTCCTGGCGGACGTCTTCTCGATGACACGCCAGCCGACGTCGAACGGCGGCTGGAGCCAGACGGACTGGCAGACGGCCTCCTACACCTTCACGGCCGGCGGCACCTATACGATCGGGTTCGGTGTCGTCGACGTGCTCGACACGCAGATCGACACGCGCCTCCTGCTCGACAACGTGCTGTGGATCCAGGCGCCGGAGCCGGGCACGGGCGTGCTCGTCTCGATCGGTCTCGTCGTCCTCGCGACGCGGCGTCGCCGCGTCGCCCGGCGGCCCGCCTAA
- a CDS encoding GTP-binding protein encodes MSTASPRIPALVVSGFLGSGKTTLVRHLLACAQASGTRVAIVSNEIGELGVDRALLGGGGEAFVELEGGCVCCELSDDLVTTLQELYERVRPDRIVVETSGAALPFDTQLNFWREPVSAWMGDDAAVVVVNAEQLLEGRDLEGAFEDQVHSADLLVLNKVDLVPGGEPALAALEAKLAAIEPEAPIVRAVQGRVDPDVLFPPDAGRVDRAGPAPAHEAHAHHHDAFATRVWRVPAALARDALERELAAVPGLVRAKGFVALDGALHVVQVVGRRVEIEPSDAAPPAASIGALVLITRAA; translated from the coding sequence GTGTCGACCGCATCGCCTCGCATCCCCGCGCTCGTCGTGTCGGGCTTCCTCGGCTCCGGCAAGACGACGCTCGTGCGCCACCTGCTCGCGTGCGCGCAGGCGAGCGGGACGCGCGTCGCCATCGTCTCGAACGAGATCGGCGAGCTCGGCGTCGACCGCGCGCTGCTCGGCGGCGGGGGCGAGGCCTTCGTCGAGCTCGAGGGCGGCTGCGTGTGCTGCGAGCTCTCGGACGACCTCGTGACGACGCTGCAGGAGCTCTACGAGCGCGTGCGACCCGACCGGATCGTCGTCGAGACGTCCGGCGCCGCGCTCCCGTTCGACACGCAGCTCAACTTCTGGCGCGAGCCCGTGTCGGCGTGGATGGGCGACGACGCGGCCGTCGTCGTCGTGAACGCCGAGCAGCTCCTCGAGGGCCGCGACCTCGAGGGCGCGTTCGAGGACCAGGTGCACTCGGCGGACCTGCTCGTGCTGAACAAGGTCGACCTCGTGCCCGGCGGCGAGCCCGCGCTCGCCGCGCTCGAGGCGAAGCTCGCCGCGATCGAGCCCGAGGCGCCGATCGTGCGCGCGGTGCAGGGGCGCGTCGATCCCGACGTGCTCTTCCCGCCCGACGCCGGGCGCGTCGACCGCGCGGGCCCGGCGCCCGCGCACGAGGCGCACGCGCACCACCACGACGCGTTCGCGACGCGCGTCTGGCGCGTGCCGGCGGCGCTCGCGCGCGACGCGCTCGAGCGCGAGCTCGCGGCCGTCCCCGGGCTCGTGCGCGCGAAGGGCTTCGTCGCGCTCGACGGCGCGCTCCACGTCGTGCAGGTGGTGGGCCGACGCGTCGAGATCGAGCCTTCGGACGCGGCGCCGCCCGCGGCCTCGATCGGCGCGCTCGTGCTGATCACGCGCGCGGCCTGA